Proteins encoded together in one Triticum dicoccoides isolate Atlit2015 ecotype Zavitan chromosome 7B, WEW_v2.0, whole genome shotgun sequence window:
- the LOC119341943 gene encoding cortical cell-delineating protein-like, whose amino-acid sequence MAPSKLALFLALNLVLLATVQGCGPYCPPVVPTPPIRPPPIVPPTGGGSCPINTLKLGVCANVLNLLKLKIGVPANEECCPLLGGLADLDAAVCLCTAIRANILGIKLNVPIDLTLLLNQCGKKCPANFTCPI is encoded by the coding sequence ATGGCGCCCTCCAAGCTTGCTCTTTTCCTCGCCCTGAACCTGGTCCTCCTCGCCACCGTGCAGGGCTGCGGACCCTACTGCCCACCGGTAGTCCCTACCCCGCCGATCCGCCCACCGCCAATCGTGCCACCGACCGGCGGGGGCAGCTGCCCGATCAACACGCTGAAGCTGGGTGTGTGCGCCAACGTGTTGAACCTGCTGAAGCTCAAGATCGGCGTGCCGGCGAACGAGGAGTGTTGCCCGCTCCTGGGCGGGCTCGCCGACCTCGACGCCGCGGTGTGCCTCTGCACCGCCATCAGGGCCAACATTCTCGGCATCAAGCTCAACGTGCCCATCGACCTGACCCTCCTCCTCAACCAGTGCGGCAAGAAGTGCCCCGCCAACTTCACCTGCCCCATCTGA